Below is a genomic region from Rhodohalobacter sp. 614A.
ATCCGTTCGTTCACCTGTAAAGATGTAATCAGCTCCAATCCCGAAGGAGGGTTTTCCACTTTTGACTGCTAATTCCCTCATCTCTTTGGAGGATTCCTCTTGATATCGAAGTCTGGATAGTGCTGGATTTTCTCGTACTAATTGATTTCTCAAAGATTGAGAATCATCGAATAGAAGGTCGGCCTGTAACGTATCCGGTGCATGGATTTGAGTATTCTCCGGATGATTGAGCAGTTCTCTGATTTTCTGTTCCAGAACAGATCGGTTATCCCGAAGAAGAGCCAGTTGTGTTTTCAGATCCTCCTGCTCAATCTGGGCTCGCAACACATCTACCTGTGTAGCCTGATTGGTTTCATATCGCCGAAGGCTAATTTCAACCAGCGAATTCAGGATTTCAAGATTTTCTTCCGCGATTTCGATACTTCTATCCAACTCATAAAGATCCAGGAATGCTTTCTCAGTCTGATAAAAAATTCGATTCCTGTTTTCCCGGAATGTCTCGAAATAAGCTTTCGATTGGATGGAAGCTATTTCCCGTTTATCCCTCAAAGTTCCAAACCAGGGAAACATTTGGGTGAGAGAGATACGAGCCTGCTGTGGTCCGAGACGAGTTTCAATCGGACTAACGAAATACGCAAAGGCAATTTCCGGATCAGGCAAAGCCCCCATTTGACTCGGTTCTTCCAAACTGGCAAGATATTGATGAAAGGCCGAGCGTACCTCAGGATTATTCTCCGCAGCGATTTGTTGATAATCTTCGATGGATTGGCCAATTAGCGAGACAGGTATTGCCATGAAGAGAGTTAAAAGAACAAACCGCAAAGAATACGGTAAGTTTATTGATAAAAGAACCTTCAAGCGTCCGTGAGGTCCTTGAAGCGTTCTCTTGTGACGCTTGAAGGACTTGCACTCTGCTTCAGACGCTTCAAGGTCACTTTTAATTATTTGATATTCTTTCGTGTTCATTTCACACTCCGTTTTAGTTGAAATTCTTTCCAGATGAAGTAGAGTACAGGCACCACAAACAGGGTAATGATCTGCAGTAACATGCCGCCTACACTTGGTATCGCCATGGGCACCATGATATCGGAACCACGTCCGGTGGATGTTAAAACCGGCAGCAGGGCGAGGATGGTTGTGGCGGTGGTCATAAGCGTCGGGCGGATTCTTCTTGAGCTCGCTTCAACAACTACTTTCCGTAACTCTTTTGTATTTGAAGGACGCTGTCTGTCATACAGTTGATCGAGATAAGTGGCCATTACCACACCGCCGTCTGCCGCAATTCCAAAGAGGGCGATGAATCCGACCCACACAGCCACACTTAGATTTACGGTTCCCATCTGAAAGACATCTCTCAGGTTTTGTCCGAATAATTCGAAGTTTAAAAACCATCCCTGGCTGTAAAGCCAAATCATCAAAAAACCGCCGGCCCAGGCTACAAAAATGCTGGTAAAAATCATGCCTGTTGTAGCAACAGACCGGAATTGGAAGTACATAATCAAGAATATAACGACCAGGGCAATCGGTAAAATAATGCCGAGACGTTTCGCAGCCCGAACCTGATTTTCGTAATTCCCGGCAAACTCAAAACTGATTCCGGCCGGAACAGTGAGATCACCTGAATCGATTCGATCCTGGATAACAGTCCGCGCATTTTCTACAACTTCTACTTCAGCGAAGGAGTCCTGTTTATCAAAAATCACATAGCCAACCAGGAAGGTGTCTTCACTTTTGATGGCCTGAGGTCCCTGGCGGTAATCGATCTTAGCAAGTTGTCCCAATGGGATTTGCGTGCCGGTTTTTGTTGGAACGAGAAGTTCAGAAATCGATTCTGGATCGCCTCTCAACTCGCGGGCAAACCGTACACGGATGGGATATCGCTCGCGTCCTTCAACAGAAGTGGAGACGGGCATTCCACCAATTCCGGCTGTTACAAAATGCTGTACATCCTGCATGGAGAGTCCGTACCGTGCCAGTTCATTTCGGTTCCAGTTTATTTCGAGATAAGGTTTTCCGACAATGCGCTCTGCAAACACAGAAGAAGCATTCACTCCCGGAACCTGCCGAAGGACTTCTTCCAGTTGAAGTCCGAAGGATTCAATCGTTTGTAGATTATCACCTTTCACTTTTACACCCATAGGTGCGCGCATTCCGGATTGAAGCATCACCAGCCGCGTTTGAATGGGTTGAAGTTTTGGCGCAGAAGTAGTCCCCGGAATTCGGGAGGCTTCAACAATTTCATTCCAGATATCGTCGGGTGACTGAATATCATCACGCCATTGGCGATAGTATTCTCCGCCGGAATCCGGAATTAATTCTCCATTTTCATCGCGGACAAATTCATCATTGTCATCCACCCGATAGCGAATTCGCCGGCCGTTTTCGTTTGTTTTATATTCTGATGTATACAAGATTACATTTTCAAACATCGAGATGGGAGCGGGGTCGAGAGCAGAGTTCGTGCGTCCCATTTTGCCCACCACAGTTTCCACTTCTGGAATGGAAGCGACTGACATATCAATTTTTTGCATGACATCCATGGCTTCTTCAACCCCGGCATGAGGCATGGTTGTGGGCATCAGCAGGAAAGCTCCTTCATCCAAAGCGGGCATAAATTCTTCGCCCAAACCCGGGAATGTATTTGTTGCAGAGGACCAGAGGGAGGTCGTTCGAATGTTCACGCCAACCGTATCAAATCCGGTTGCTACAAATCCAAACACGGAGGCAAATCCCAGCCAGATCATCATCCCCAAAACAACAAACGTTGTTGGGATGGCAAGAAAAGCTTTTTTATGATCCAGGCACCAGATAATCAGTTTTTGATAATAGGTGATGATGAGCCAGAAACTGAAGAGAATGGTACCAATTAAGAATATGATAAAAATCATATTTCCGGCAAAAGAAACAGATGGGCCAAATGGAAGCCAGTATTCAGTTAAAAGCCAGGTGACGACCACTACTGCAAGAATGTTATTCAACAGTGGAACTCTATTCTGATAATTCTCATCTAAAAAGAGAGAAGCTCCGTTGATCAAACCAAAACCTAAAATCAGAAATCCAGCCCAGCCCGAAAGGGTAAGCATCAAAAGAAATCCACCCGCTACAAGCAATCCATTCCAGCCTATTTTGATTTTTCGGCTGTTAATTTTAAACCCAAAAAACCAGTGGGCAAAAGGAGGAATGAGGGTAATTGCAATGATGATGGATGAGATCAGGGCAAATGTTTTGGTATAGGCCAGCGGTTTGAAAAGTTTTCCCTCGGCGGCGATCATGGTAAAGACCGGCAGAAAACTGACAATCGTAGTGGTTACGGCTGTAATCACAGCAGACGCAACTTCAACTGTGGCGTTGTAAATCACTTCGAGGAGTGATTCATCCTCATTCATATCCTCCATATGGCGGAGCATATTTTCAGACAGAATTACACCCATATCCACAATGGTACCGATGGCAATCGCAATTCCGGAAAGTGCCACAATATTGGCATCCACTCCGAAATATTTCATGCCGATAAAGCACATCAAAACCGCGAGTGGAAGCATGGTGGAGATCAAAATGGAAGTCCGAAGATTCAGAACCATGATGACAATCACGATAATAGTAATCAAGATTTCGAGAGTGAGGGCTTCCTCCAGGGTTCCGAGCGTTTCGCCAATCAGTTCAGACCGGTCGTAAAAAGGAACAATGGTTACTTTTGAGGTGGTTCCGTCGGACAACGTCTTGGATGGAAGGCCGGATGAAATTTCATCAATTTTGTTTTTTACATTGTCAATTACCTGCTGGGGATTGGCATTTTGGCGTGCAACTACCACGCCACCAACAGCTTCAGCTCCCGCTTTATCCAGAGCACCACGTCGTTGTGCGGGGCCCATCGTGACGAAAGCCACATCCTGGATTCGAATGGGCGTGTTATCCACCACTTTTACAACGGCCGATTCCAGGTCGTCGATATTTTTGATATAACCCAGTCCGCGGACGAGGTATTCGGCGTTGTTCAACTCAAGCGTTCGGGCACCTGTTTCCACATTACTTTTGCGAACGGCTTCAAAAACGTCTGCAAGAGTGACGTTATAAACCTTCATTTTATTGGGATCCACATCCACCTGGTATTCGCGAACGAAACCGCCAATGGATGAGACCTCTGCCACTCCCTGTGCACCAGAAAGTCCATATCCCACATAAAAATCCTGGATGGATCGGAGTTCCTGAGGATCCCAGCCGCCGGTTGGATTTCCGTTTTCGTCACGGCCTTCAAGCGTGTACCAATACACCTGACCGAGAGCAGTAGCATCAGGTCCCAATGCCGGTTGAACATTGCCAGGAAGTGTGCCTGCGGGAAGTGCATTTATTTTTTCGAGGATGCGTGAGCGGCTCCAGTAAAATTCCACATCCTCTTCAAAAATCACATAGATGCTGGAGAGCCCTGTCATAGATGTACTTCGAACCGTTCGAACGCCGGGCACGGTTAAAAGTTGAGTTGTAAGCGGATACGTAATTTGATCTTCCACATCCTGCGGTGATTGTCCCGGCCATTCGGTATAAACAATTTGTTGGTTTTCGCCGAGGTTTGGAATGGCATCCACCGGAACCGGATCGCGCGGGATGGAATTGAGATTCCAGTCAAATGGAGCTGTGGCAATTCCCCATCCGGTTAGTACCAGCAAAAGCAGTACAGCCACAAGTTTATTTTCAAGAAAAAAACGAATGATTGAATTCGTCATGAGAGTTTAAACCCATTCTTTGCCTTCCTTTTCTGCCTGATCACAGACCGAAAAAGAAAGAGTTCATAAAAAATTTGAATTCGGTTTTAAAAATGAGATCGGGAGAGGTTTTGATAAACTCACCGTGAGAAGGAAACAGAACCAATCAATAAAAGAATGTGATAAATATGCCTGGAATGGCTTAACGAGGCTTGTTACACCGTCACACGCATAAAACGCGTATCATTTGGTATCAAAGTCTCAGAGTGTTCTGCAATCAGTCTCTACTCAAAAGAAATAGAAAGGCTATTTCAAAAAAGTATCGTAGAGAAGGTAAAGAGGAGGATCATCCGGATTTGAATGGGCAAAGTAAGCTTTGTGGAGAAATTCATCCGGGGAGATGAGCCTGAAATTGAATCCGGTTGGAGATAAAATAATTCCGGAAGTACTGGACTTGGGTATTCTGAATTGATTATCAGAAGGTGCTTCATTTACCGGACAGGCACAAATTGTACCGTTGTCGCAGTCGTGACTTGTTGAGGCATCGGAATGTGGAATTGTATCAAGCGTGCAGCAGTCATGAGAATCGCCCATCATTTCGTGATGGTGCATATCCGTCATGCAGAAATCCACGAGATGTTTGGCCTGCAATGCAGAAGGAAGCAGTATTGCTACAAGCAGGGCAGCAGTAAGGACTCTTGTTAAAAATCGATATTTGGCAGATTTTATTTCCACAGATTAAAAAACTACGAAAAAAATCAGAACTAAGTTCAAAAGTATGTCAAAACTTTTTTAAAAAGAGGGTGTGGTTTTATGACAAAAGACCCATCCCAAAATAGAAATGATCAAACCCAATGTTGTAGAAATTCCCGCAATTAGTTGACTCCGGCCGGTTTCTGTAAAAAAAGCCATTACAATTCCGACAATTACAAGTATGATACCCAAATATAAAAGCAAGTTTGTATTTTTCATGAATGGTTTATTGAATAAAAAGTTATTTAAAAGAATATATTTTTTTCTAAAAAACAATTTGCCGGATGAAGAGGCTTCTCAATTGCCATCGACCACTTAGTAGACAGCAATAAAATTCTGATCAATTTTTTAGGCGGAGTAACGGTACAATTACTCTGAAAATCATTAGTGATTTTTTCGTAAATCAATGACTCATCGTCTCTTCTTCAAGAAGTTCTTCTAATGTTGGTTGCATGGCGTCTGCCCAAAGCCGGTATCCATATTCGTTGGGATGAAGGAGGTCGGGCATGATTTCTTCTGACAAAACCCCATTCTCATCCAAAAAAGTATCGTTTATATTGAGAAAATGAATATGGTCGCCGTCTGCATAATTTTCAATTTTTTGATTGATTTCATTGTTTAGCTGACGGAGTTCACCATCGGGAGAAGCTTCACGCGGGAAGATGGCCAACAGCAAAATTTTTGTCTCCGGAAGCCGATCCGTTATCTCATCCAAAATCATTTCGATACCTTTAGCCGTACATGCAGCCGG
It encodes:
- a CDS encoding TolC family protein, which translates into the protein MAIPVSLIGQSIEDYQQIAAENNPEVRSAFHQYLASLEEPSQMGALPDPEIAFAYFVSPIETRLGPQQARISLTQMFPWFGTLRDKREIASIQSKAYFETFRENRNRIFYQTEKAFLDLYELDRSIEIAEENLEILNSLVEISLRRYETNQATQVDVLRAQIEQEDLKTQLALLRDNRSVLEQKIRELLNHPENTQIHAPDTLQADLLFDDSQSLRNQLVRENPALSRLRYQEESSKEMRELAVKSGKPSFGIGADYIFTGERTDMAGLTDNGKDALIARASFRIPLFRNKYNAQVQQAEQNIQSAQMQISAKTNSLETDLDASLRDYYDADRRFELYDQTQIQRVNQALTIMMQAYSTDSSDFEEILRMQRKLLDYQLNRIQALADMHKSVAYIDYLTGKHNINSKEI
- a CDS encoding efflux RND transporter permease subunit, with the translated sequence MTNSIIRFFLENKLVAVLLLLVLTGWGIATAPFDWNLNSIPRDPVPVDAIPNLGENQQIVYTEWPGQSPQDVEDQITYPLTTQLLTVPGVRTVRSTSMTGLSSIYVIFEEDVEFYWSRSRILEKINALPAGTLPGNVQPALGPDATALGQVYWYTLEGRDENGNPTGGWDPQELRSIQDFYVGYGLSGAQGVAEVSSIGGFVREYQVDVDPNKMKVYNVTLADVFEAVRKSNVETGARTLELNNAEYLVRGLGYIKNIDDLESAVVKVVDNTPIRIQDVAFVTMGPAQRRGALDKAGAEAVGGVVVARQNANPQQVIDNVKNKIDEISSGLPSKTLSDGTTSKVTIVPFYDRSELIGETLGTLEEALTLEILITIIVIVIMVLNLRTSILISTMLPLAVLMCFIGMKYFGVDANIVALSGIAIAIGTIVDMGVILSENMLRHMEDMNEDESLLEVIYNATVEVASAVITAVTTTIVSFLPVFTMIAAEGKLFKPLAYTKTFALISSIIIAITLIPPFAHWFFGFKINSRKIKIGWNGLLVAGGFLLMLTLSGWAGFLILGFGLINGASLFLDENYQNRVPLLNNILAVVVVTWLLTEYWLPFGPSVSFAGNMIFIIFLIGTILFSFWLIITYYQKLIIWCLDHKKAFLAIPTTFVVLGMMIWLGFASVFGFVATGFDTVGVNIRTTSLWSSATNTFPGLGEEFMPALDEGAFLLMPTTMPHAGVEEAMDVMQKIDMSVASIPEVETVVGKMGRTNSALDPAPISMFENVILYTSEYKTNENGRRIRYRVDDNDEFVRDENGELIPDSGGEYYRQWRDDIQSPDDIWNEIVEASRIPGTTSAPKLQPIQTRLVMLQSGMRAPMGVKVKGDNLQTIESFGLQLEEVLRQVPGVNASSVFAERIVGKPYLEINWNRNELARYGLSMQDVQHFVTAGIGGMPVSTSVEGRERYPIRVRFARELRGDPESISELLVPTKTGTQIPLGQLAKIDYRQGPQAIKSEDTFLVGYVIFDKQDSFAEVEVVENARTVIQDRIDSGDLTVPAGISFEFAGNYENQVRAAKRLGIILPIALVVIFLIMYFQFRSVATTGMIFTSIFVAWAGGFLMIWLYSQGWFLNFELFGQNLRDVFQMGTVNLSVAVWVGFIALFGIAADGGVVMATYLDQLYDRQRPSNTKELRKVVVEASSRRIRPTLMTTATTILALLPVLTSTGRGSDIMVPMAIPSVGGMLLQIITLFVVPVLYFIWKEFQLKRSVK